The following DNA comes from Enterocloster bolteae.
GTGATGGACGGGGAAATATCCACCATGGGCTTGGTCATGGCTCCCTCAAACCGGCTCTCGCTGACTCCCAGCTCATAGCCCAGCTCCTGAAGCTCACAGTTAGTATTCCTGCTGCAGTTGAGACAATCCTTTGGATGATTGGACAGCAGCAGCTCATACAGTACCTTTCTGGCAGCCAGCACCTTGGGAGAATGGGTTCTTATGACCATTCCCTCCCTTACCTTAGCCATGCAGGAGGCCTGAAGGTTCTTCATTCCCTCCACTTCCACAACACAGATACGGCAGGAGCCGTACTGATGGACATTCTTCATATGGCACAGACTGGGAATCCTGATTCCCACTGTCTCAGCCGCTTCCATAATGGTGGAGCCCTCTGAAACCTCCACCGGTTTTCCATTTATCGTTACATGTATCATAATCTACCTCCTATCTCCTGTCGCAGTGCAGGCACCTGAGAGCCTCGCCCATGGCATCCAGCTTGTGGAATCCGCAGTTCACTTCCCTGAAATTGTCCTTGCGCTCCTCCACAGACAGACACCTAGTCGGGAAACGCTTATGAGGTTCATTGACTTCAATATCCGCTATCTCAGGTATATCAAACCACTCGCCCATATTCAGCTCGCCCTTGCCTCCAAGGTACTGATCAATCTTCATGGCAGCTTTCTTGCCGTCCGCAATGGCGTGAATCACAACATTGGCGCCCCATGGGCTTACATCGCCTCCTGCAAACACGCCTGACTCTCCTGTCTCAGATGTAAACCTGCCGATATCCAGCTTACCGTTCTTAGCCACCTCCACATGAGTGGTGCGGTAAACCTGATGATCCACATCCTGGTTGATGGCTGTAACGATGCCGTCGCACTCCAGGAAAAAGTCAGAATCCGGAATATGGGCCGTGCGCCTGCGCCCGTCGCTTCCATAATCAGTCTCTTTCCTGCGGACCAGGTGAATGCCTGTCACTTTTCCATCGGCTCCCAGGAATTCCACCGGCGACGCCATGGCAATCAGCTTCACGCCTTCTTCCCTGGCCTCGATGATTTCATCCTTTCCGGCAGGCATCTCCTTCTCAGACCTGCGGTAAATTACAGTTACTTCTGAGGTTCCCAGACGCACCGCGGTCCTGGCCACGTCCATGGCCGTGCTGCCGCCGCCGATTACCACCAGCTTGTTGGGCACGGACATATCCTTCTTAAGGCCGATGCGCTTTAAGAATCCAAGCCCGCTTTCCACGCCCTTAAGGTCCTCTCCCGGCACATCAAGCAGCCTGGATACCTGGGTTCCGGAAGCAATGTACACTGCATCCGACTGTTTCTTCATATCCTCAAAGGTAATGTCAGATCCTATCCTGGTATTCAGGTGAATCTGCACACCGCTCCTCTCAATGGCATGAATCTCCTTCTGCAGCACGGCCTTTGGCAGACGGTACTCCGGAATGCCCCAGTACAGAACGCCCCCTGCCACAGATTCTGACTCATACACATGTACCTCATGGCCCATATTCGCCAGATAGTAAGCGCATGTAAGGCCTGAAGGACCTGCTCCGATAACGGATATACGTTTTCCGGTAGCCGGTCTGGGTTCAACCAGAGGCACATTGTACTCATCCCGCAGCGCATAATCTCCGATGAAACGCTTCACGCTGCAGATAGCCAGAGGCTCATCCACCTGGGCGCGCCGGCAATGGTCCTCGCATGGATGGGTACAGACACGTCCGCACACTGCCGGGAACGGGTTATCCTGCCGAATCAGGCGGTACGCGTCCTCTGTTCTGCCGGCTGCCAGCAGGGACATATATCCGGGTATAAATACATTGGCAGGACATGCATTGCGGCAGGGTGAGGTCTGAAGCTCGGCGCAGACGCCTGCGCTGCAATGCTTCTCATAGATGTGGGCCTCGTATTCGCTGCGGAAATATTTAAGGGTGGACAGGACAGGATTGGGCGCTGTCTGTCCCAGGCCGCACATGGCTGTCTGCTGAATGGTTCCGGCCAGCTCCTCCAGAAGCTCCAGGTCCTCAGGCTGCCCCTTTCCCTCGGTGATGCGCTCCAGTATTTCCAGCATTCTTCTGGTGCCGTTGCGGCAGGGAAGGCATTTACCGCAGGATTCATCGCAGATAAAGTCCATGAAATACCGCGCTGTATCCACCATACAGGTATCCTCATTCATGACAATGAGTCCGCCGGAACCCATGATTGCCCCCAGGCTGGACAGGGATTCATAATCCACAGGCGTGTTCAGATGTGTCTTGGTCAGACATCCGCCGGAGGGACCGCCGGACTGAATGGCCTTGAATTTTTTGCCCCCAATGATTCCGCCGCCAATCTTGTATATGATATCTCCCAGAATCGTACCCATGGGAACCTCGATAATACCTGCATTGACAATATCTCCCGCCAGGGCAAATACCTTTGTGCCCGCGCTCTTTTCCGTGCCGAATCCCCTGTACCACTGTGAGCCGTTCAGAATAATGGGCGCTGCATTTGCCAGGGTTTCCACATTGTTAATGATGGTGGGACTTTCAAACAAGCCCTTTTCAAAGGGGAACGGCGGCTTCTGCCTTGGCTCTCCCCTTTTTCCCTCGATGGACGCCAGAAGGGAGGTTTCCTCGCCGCAGACAAAGGCGCCTGCGCCGATACGGATTTCCAGGTCAAAGGAAAAACCGCTTCCCATCACATTCTCTCCCAGAATGCCCGCTTTCCTGGCCTGGTCAATGGCATTGCCCAGCCGCTCCACTGCTATGGGATACTCTGCCCTCACATATACATAACCCTTGGAGGCTCCTATGGCATATCCTCCTAACATCATGCCCTCGATAATGCTGTGCGGGTCGCCCTCCAGGATGCTTCTGTCCATAAATGCGCCGGGATCCCCCTCATCCGCATTGCAGACCATGAATTTGCGTCCGTCCTCAGACACAGCCTTCATACCTGCTTCCCACTTCACTCCGGTAGGGAATCCGGCGCCGCCGCGCCCTCTGAGGCCGGCAGCCTTCATCTCTTCCACCACCTGGGCCGGCGTCATCTCCGACAGTGCTCTTGCCAGGGCGCCGTATCCGTCCCTGGATATGTATGCCTCCAGGGAAGCATACTCCATGTGTCCGCAGTTTCTCAGCGCCACACGTACCTGGCCCTTGAAGAACGGAATATCCTCCATCCTCGGCACATGGACTCCCTCGTCCTCGTCAAAATATGTATATTCCTCGCACACCTCATCCTTCAGAAGATGCCTGGCCACCACGTCCTCTGCCTTTTCAGGATTCATCTTTGTGTAGAAGATTCCCTCCGGCTCAACCAGGATGACGGGACCCATGGCGCATGTACCCATACATCCGGTGACCATGACCTTAACCTCATCATCCAGCTTATATGTACTCACTGACTTTATAAGCGCATCCCTTACTTCCCCGCAGTTAGAGGATATGCACCCTGCTCCGCCGCACACCAGCACCTGACGCCGGTAGGACTTTTGCCGTCTCAGATATTCTTCTTTTATGCTTAATAAATCATCACGGTTTTTTACTGCATCCATTACTCCTGCCCCTCCTCTTCATAGTAGCGTTCCAGAATCTGTTCCAGTTTGTCAGGATTTACCTGTTTGTAAACCTGGTCGTCAATTGACATGGCCGGAGCCAGACCGCAGGCCCCGATACATCTGGCCACCTCAAAGGTAAACCTTCTGTCCGCCGTGGTCTCACCTATTTCCACATCCAGCAGTTCCTTTAACCGCTCTACGATTTTCTTCCCGCCCCTTACATAGCAGGCCGTCCCCAGACAGACACGTATGGTGTGTTCTCCTCTGGGCTGGGTAGAAAAGAAAGAATAAAACGTCACTACCCCCGATACCTCTGCCAGACTGATATCCAGAGCGTCTGCTATGACCTTCTGGACCTCCAGAGGCAGATAACCATATATTCCCTGCGCCATATGAAGGACCTGTATCAGACTTCCCTCTTTCCCCCTGTACTCTGCCGCCAACTCGCCAATCCGCTTTAACAGCGCTTCTTCACTGTGGTCACAGCAGCATGCATGTGTGTTTTCACCCATCACTTCATTCCTCCTTGTTATGAGCACTTACCGCCTGTTATACGGCGCTTGTGTGCAATACATGCCACTGGCACGAAAACGGCCGTCCCTTGACCG
Coding sequences within:
- the nuoE gene encoding NADH-quinone oxidoreductase subunit NuoE, which encodes MGENTHACCCDHSEEALLKRIGELAAEYRGKEGSLIQVLHMAQGIYGYLPLEVQKVIADALDISLAEVSGVVTFYSFFSTQPRGEHTIRVCLGTACYVRGGKKIVERLKELLDVEIGETTADRRFTFEVARCIGACGLAPAMSIDDQVYKQVNPDKLEQILERYYEEEGQE
- a CDS encoding NADH-ubiquinone oxidoreductase-F iron-sulfur binding region domain-containing protein, whose protein sequence is MDAVKNRDDLLSIKEEYLRRQKSYRRQVLVCGGAGCISSNCGEVRDALIKSVSTYKLDDEVKVMVTGCMGTCAMGPVILVEPEGIFYTKMNPEKAEDVVARHLLKDEVCEEYTYFDEDEGVHVPRMEDIPFFKGQVRVALRNCGHMEYASLEAYISRDGYGALARALSEMTPAQVVEEMKAAGLRGRGGAGFPTGVKWEAGMKAVSEDGRKFMVCNADEGDPGAFMDRSILEGDPHSIIEGMMLGGYAIGASKGYVYVRAEYPIAVERLGNAIDQARKAGILGENVMGSGFSFDLEIRIGAGAFVCGEETSLLASIEGKRGEPRQKPPFPFEKGLFESPTIINNVETLANAAPIILNGSQWYRGFGTEKSAGTKVFALAGDIVNAGIIEVPMGTILGDIIYKIGGGIIGGKKFKAIQSGGPSGGCLTKTHLNTPVDYESLSSLGAIMGSGGLIVMNEDTCMVDTARYFMDFICDESCGKCLPCRNGTRRMLEILERITEGKGQPEDLELLEELAGTIQQTAMCGLGQTAPNPVLSTLKYFRSEYEAHIYEKHCSAGVCAELQTSPCRNACPANVFIPGYMSLLAAGRTEDAYRLIRQDNPFPAVCGRVCTHPCEDHCRRAQVDEPLAICSVKRFIGDYALRDEYNVPLVEPRPATGKRISVIGAGPSGLTCAYYLANMGHEVHVYESESVAGGVLYWGIPEYRLPKAVLQKEIHAIERSGVQIHLNTRIGSDITFEDMKKQSDAVYIASGTQVSRLLDVPGEDLKGVESGLGFLKRIGLKKDMSVPNKLVVIGGGSTAMDVARTAVRLGTSEVTVIYRRSEKEMPAGKDEIIEAREEGVKLIAMASPVEFLGADGKVTGIHLVRRKETDYGSDGRRRTAHIPDSDFFLECDGIVTAINQDVDHQVYRTTHVEVAKNGKLDIGRFTSETGESGVFAGGDVSPWGANVVIHAIADGKKAAMKIDQYLGGKGELNMGEWFDIPEIADIEVNEPHKRFPTRCLSVEERKDNFREVNCGFHKLDAMGEALRCLHCDRR